The DNA window TACGTGTCCCTGGGCATGGTCATCCTTATCGTCGTCATGCGTTCCTGGACCCAGATCGGGCTTATGACATACATTCCTTTCTATTATATCGACTATCTCAAGGGAGACCCACTCTTCGCCGGAAAGCTCGTTTTTGTCTTCCTCTTTTGCGGAGCGGCGGGGACATTGATCGGTGCTCCCATCGCCGACCGCTTTGGCCATCGTTTCTTTGTAAGGTCATCCATGCTTCTCTCCACGATCACCCTCCCTATCATGTTTGTACCGGCGATCGAGAACAGCGCGTTCCTCTTCGTTGTCCTGGGTGTCCAGGGGATGCTCCTTGTTTCCACTTTTTCTGTCACCATCGTCATGGCCCAGAAGCTCCTTCCCAACAAACTTGGCATTGCGTCCGGTCTCATGGTAGGCTTTGCCATAGGGACAGGCGGCATCGGCGTGACGGTCCTCGGACTTGTCGCGGACCATTACGGCGTGCCGGTCGCTCTTTATTCCATTGCAATTTTGCCCCTTATCGGGTTCTTACTGAGTGTGCTATTGAGGTACGATGAATAAAAAAGAACGTCTTATCAGTATCGTGGGAAGACCGAACGTTGGCAAGTCGACCTTCTTCAACAGGGTGATCGGGTACCGCAAGGCCATCACGGAAGACACCCCCGGCGTGACGAGGGACCGCAACTATGGTTCCTTTGATATGGGAGGGCGCAGTTTCCTCCTTGTCGATACGGGAGGATTCTCGTCGTCTGAAGAGGATGGGTTCTCGAAGCTCATCATGAAGCAGATCGAGGCGTCCCTTGGGGAATCGGCGGCCGTGATATTCCTTCTCGACGGAAAGGAAGGCGTAATGCCCGCCGACCGCGACATCGCCCGGATGTTGAGAAAGCTCCACAAACCCGTCTTTTATGTTGTAAACAAGATGGATTCCAAGAAGCGCGAAGAAGGTCTTGTCGATTTCTATGAACTGGGGGCCGATACGTTGTATCCCGTGAGCTCCGCCCACGGCCTTGGCATCGGAGACCTCCTCGACGATGTCTGCACGGGAATAGAGGAAGGGGGCGGCGAAGAAGAGGAGGAAGTTGGAGGGCAGACTTCTATCACCAGGATTGCCCTCGTGGGAAAGCCTAATACGGGGAAATCTTCCGTTGCCAATTGTATTCTGGGCTCGGAGAGGATGATAGTCAGCGAGATTCCCGGCACCACCCGTGATTCCGTCGATTCCCGGATCATCTTCAACGAAAGAGAACTGGTTCTCATCGACACGGCGGGTTTGAGAAAAAAGGGCAAGATCTCCGAAAAGGTGGAGGAGTATTCCGTTTCGAGCGCGGTCAGGAGCATCGAGCGTGCAGATGTGGTGAATCTCGTTGTCGACGCTGCCGAAGGCCTCGGCCACCAGGAAGGCAGCATCGCGCATCTCATACTATCGAGAGGCAAAGGCCTGTGCATTGTCATCAACAAGTGGGACCTCGTAGCGGATCAGTTCACGCATGAGACTTACCGGGACATGGTCTATGAGAGAATTCCCCATGCCTCCTTTGCCCCCGTGGTCTTCTGTTCGGCCAAGCTCGGGACCGGGATAGACGGCATCCTTGACATGGACCTCGCCGTCTACGAGCAGTTGACGACCAGGATCGGCACCGCTGTTCTCAACAAGGCTTTCGGCGATTTCTTCGCCCGCCACGACATCTCCTACCAGAAGGGCAGACAGGTGAAGATATTCTACGCCAGCCAGGCAAAGGCCCTGCCGCCGACCTTCATCCTCTTTTCCAACCAACCCCGCCTTGTGCCCGATCACTACCGAAGGTACCTCGAAAACAGCCTCCGCGAAGAATTCGGTTTCATGGGCGCACCCATAAGACTGGTACTGAAGAAGAAATGACCGTCTCACGCTGCAGGCAAAAGAGAAGAGCCAAATTCCTTTTCTCGGGCCTTGCACCTGAAACCTGAAATATTTGAACGGTTTTAAAAGGGGGGAGGGGTCAGGGGAGGAAGGGGTAACCCCTGAACCCTCGTGAGGCATGAACAGCCTCGGGATTGACCAGTTTATGTGTGATGGCCGGAAGGGAAGCGAAAAACTTTTTGCTGCCATACTGGAAGATCCGGTCATCGTGATCTCTATCTTTAAGCAACTTGTGTGCCATTACAAACCCTTTTCGATACCCGTATGATATCTGAACCTTACATCGCTGAGGGGTGCGGAGCGGTTTCCAGGTTACAGGCAAGATGTGTCGAAGGTAGCCATGGGCATCGACAAGGATGTCGAGTCGACCATGTCGACGAGCGAAGAAGGGGAAGCGCCCCCGACCCGGCGCCGTATGCGGGCAACAGGGGAATTTCCTTGATTATTTTCGTGAAAATTATACAATAATAGGTCTATGGACAAGCAGACCATCAAGGTTGTCGCGAAAGAGTTCTACAAATATCTCGACAACGAGAAGGGGGCCGCCTTCAACACGAGGAGGGCATACCGGAGCGATGTCGAGGATTTTATCCGGTTCGTGGAGCAAAGGCCTGACGAGATCGTCGACCACGATACAATACGTGCCTATATCGTTGATATCTACAAAGGTCTCAAGAAATCGTCGCTGTCTCGGAAGGTCTCTGCGATCAAGGTTTTTTTCAGGTTCATGAAGAAAAAGGGCTATATCGACGAGAACACCGCTCTCATTATCCGCAGTCCCAGGATAGAGAAGCATCTCCCCAAGTTCTACACCATTGACGAGATGTTCCACTTTCTCGATTTCCTGCCCAGGGATGGATGGCTCAACATTCGCAACAGGGCGATCTTTGAGCTCATGTATTCTACGGGCATGAGGGCGAGCGAGGTCCTTGCCATGGACAGGGAAGGCCTTCACCTCGAGGGCATGTGGGCGAGGGTAATGGGCAAAGGCGGGAAGGAAAGGGTCCTTCCCTTTGGCGAAAAGGCAAAACAGGCCCTTGAGGAATACCTCGAGATGGTCGGGAAGATGGGCAAATTCAGTATAGACAAGGCCCTTTTCATCAATTTCCGGGGTGAGCGTCTCACCTACCGGGGGCTTTTGAGAATAATGAAGAAGCATCAGATCAAGGCGCAGCTCTTCAAGAACCTGGCCCTCCACGGGATCAGGCATTCCTTCGCCACACACATGCTGGATAACGGGGCCGATCTCAGGGGCATTCAGGAGCTGCTCGGTCATTCCAAGCTCTCCACAACACAAAGATATACCCATGTCTCCATGGACAAACTCATGGAGATATACGACAAATCCCATCCGAGAAGGTAAAGAATGGAAGCCACTACTGTTTTGTGCGTCAGACACAACGGGGGAATTGCTATTGGGGGGGACGGACAGGTCACAATGAACGCCACCGTGATGAAGCACACGGCAAAAAAGGTCCGAAAGCTCTATCACGATAAATGCCTTGCCGGTTTCGCGGGAGCCACTGCGGATGCCTTTACGCTCTTCGAGCGTTTTGAGAAGAAGCTCGAACAATTCAACGGCAACATCATGCGGGCGTCTGTGGAACTTGCCAAGGACTGGAGGACGGACAGGCTGCTCAGAAGGCTTGAGGCCCTCCTTATCATTGCCGACAGCGACCATACGCTCATCCTTTCCGGCAACGGTGATGTCATCGAACCCGACGACGGCATAGCGGCCATCGGTTCCGGCGGTCCCTATGCGCAGGCGGCGGCAAAGGCGCTTGTCAGGCATGCGTCGCTCAGTGCCGTGGACATCGTCAAGGAGGCAATGGCCATCGCGTCGGACATATGCATTTACACGAATGAAAGGGTAACCATAGAGGAACTTTAATGAAACAATTAACACCGAAGGAGATCACGGAGGAACTTGACCGGTTCATCATCGGTCAGAACAAGGCTAAGAAGGCCGTATCGGTGGCGCTTCGCAACCGGTGGCGGCGCCAGATGATACCCGCGGACCTGCGCGACGAGGTCGCGCCCAAGAACATCATCATGATCGGCCCCACAGGCGTGGGCAAGACCGAGATCGCCCGCAGGCTCGCCAAACTGGCGAACGCCCCCTTTCTCAAGATCGAGGCGACGAAATTCACCGAAGTCGGATATGTCGGCAGGGACGTGGAATCGATGATCAGGGACCTCACTGAGCTTTCTGTGAACATGCTGAAGAAGGAAGAGAATGAGCGGGTCAAGGAAAAGGCCACGATCATGGCGGAGGAGAGGATCCTCGACCTTCTCATTCCGAAGAGGAAAAGCGCGGCGGCGGAGGAAGAGGAGAGTCCCGACCAGTCACGGGAAAAGATGCGCGTGCGTTTCCGGGCGGGAAGTCTCAAGGACCGCCTTGTGGAACTCGAGGTCCCCGACCGGGCGCTTCCCATGATAGAGATATTCTCTTCCCAGGGAATGGAAGAGATGGATATGCAGCTTCGGGACATGTTCGGCAACATGCTTCCCCAGAAGACCAAGCGGCGCAAGATGAAGGTCGGTGAGGCTTACGAACTCCTGATACAGGAAGAGTCCCGGAAGCTTATCGACATGGACAGGGTCACTTCCGATGCCGTCGACAGGGTGGAACAATCGGGTATCATCTTCCTCGACGAGATCGACAAGATAGCGAGCCGAGATCACGGGCACGGGCCGGATGTTTCCCGCGAAGGCGTCCAAAGGGATATCCTCCCCATCGTGGAAGGCACAACGGTCACCACGAAATACGGCATGGTGAAGACGGACCACATACTCTTCATTGCCGCCGGGGCCTTTCACATGTCCAAACCGGCGGACCTCATCCCTGAGCTGCAGGGTCGTTTCCCCATCCGGGTGGAGCTCGATGCCTTGAACGGGGACGATTTCTACCGGATCATCACGGAACCGGAGAACGCGCTTATCAAGCAATACAGGGCCCTCCTGAAAACGGAGGAAGTGGACCTGGAATTCGATGAGGAGGCCATCCGGGAGATCACGGACATAGCCCAGCGGATCAACGAGATGACGGAGAACATCGGTGCCCGGAGGCTGTACACGGTGATGGAAAAACTGCTCGATGATATCTCCTTCACGGCACCGGACCTGAAAGGCCAGAGGGTCGACGTTTCGAAGGCTTATGTTCGTGAGAAACTGGGAGAGTTTCTGGACAAAGAGGATCTGAGCAGGTACATTCTCTAACGATATCACTATCGGAGTTGATATTATGAGCGAAAAGATAAAGACGCTTCTGGAAGCCCTTCCCTATATCAGTAAGTTCGCCGGGTCCATCTTCGTCATAAAATACGGCGGCGCGGCCATGGAAGAGGAGTCCTTGAAGAAGGAGTTTGCCAAGGACGTGGCGCTCCTCAAGTATGTGGGGATCAACCCGGTCATCGTCCATGGCGGGGGGCCCATGATCGGAAGGCTCCTCAAGGATCTCCAGATACCCACACGTTTTGTCAATGGCCTTCGGGTCACCGACGAGAAGACCCTGGAAGTGGTGGAGATGGTTCTGTCGGGTCTT is part of the Syntrophorhabdaceae bacterium genome and encodes:
- the der gene encoding ribosome biogenesis GTPase Der — protein: MNKKERLISIVGRPNVGKSTFFNRVIGYRKAITEDTPGVTRDRNYGSFDMGGRSFLLVDTGGFSSSEEDGFSKLIMKQIEASLGESAAVIFLLDGKEGVMPADRDIARMLRKLHKPVFYVVNKMDSKKREEGLVDFYELGADTLYPVSSAHGLGIGDLLDDVCTGIEEGGGEEEEEVGGQTSITRIALVGKPNTGKSSVANCILGSERMIVSEIPGTTRDSVDSRIIFNERELVLIDTAGLRKKGKISEKVEEYSVSSAVRSIERADVVNLVVDAAEGLGHQEGSIAHLILSRGKGLCIVINKWDLVADQFTHETYRDMVYERIPHASFAPVVFCSAKLGTGIDGILDMDLAVYEQLTTRIGTAVLNKAFGDFFARHDISYQKGRQVKIFYASQAKALPPTFILFSNQPRLVPDHYRRYLENSLREEFGFMGAPIRLVLKKK
- a CDS encoding tyrosine recombinase XerC — its product is MDKQTIKVVAKEFYKYLDNEKGAAFNTRRAYRSDVEDFIRFVEQRPDEIVDHDTIRAYIVDIYKGLKKSSLSRKVSAIKVFFRFMKKKGYIDENTALIIRSPRIEKHLPKFYTIDEMFHFLDFLPRDGWLNIRNRAIFELMYSTGMRASEVLAMDREGLHLEGMWARVMGKGGKERVLPFGEKAKQALEEYLEMVGKMGKFSIDKALFINFRGERLTYRGLLRIMKKHQIKAQLFKNLALHGIRHSFATHMLDNGADLRGIQELLGHSKLSTTQRYTHVSMDKLMEIYDKSHPRR
- the hslU gene encoding ATP-dependent protease ATPase subunit HslU, whose amino-acid sequence is MKQLTPKEITEELDRFIIGQNKAKKAVSVALRNRWRRQMIPADLRDEVAPKNIIMIGPTGVGKTEIARRLAKLANAPFLKIEATKFTEVGYVGRDVESMIRDLTELSVNMLKKEENERVKEKATIMAEERILDLLIPKRKSAAAEEEESPDQSREKMRVRFRAGSLKDRLVELEVPDRALPMIEIFSSQGMEEMDMQLRDMFGNMLPQKTKRRKMKVGEAYELLIQEESRKLIDMDRVTSDAVDRVEQSGIIFLDEIDKIASRDHGHGPDVSREGVQRDILPIVEGTTVTTKYGMVKTDHILFIAAGAFHMSKPADLIPELQGRFPIRVELDALNGDDFYRIITEPENALIKQYRALLKTEEVDLEFDEEAIREITDIAQRINEMTENIGARRLYTVMEKLLDDISFTAPDLKGQRVDVSKAYVREKLGEFLDKEDLSRYIL
- the hslV gene encoding ATP-dependent protease subunit HslV, coding for MEATTVLCVRHNGGIAIGGDGQVTMNATVMKHTAKKVRKLYHDKCLAGFAGATADAFTLFERFEKKLEQFNGNIMRASVELAKDWRTDRLLRRLEALLIIADSDHTLILSGNGDVIEPDDGIAAIGSGGPYAQAAAKALVRHASLSAVDIVKEAMAIASDICIYTNERVTIEEL